TCGGACGAACTTTTCTACCTGGTCTCGGCTTGGGTAGGAACGCATACTTGCCAAACGCTGACGCCAAGTCTTTTCTGGTGCGCTACCACCGTCTGTGGCAACGTGCTGGTTGTGCAGGCGCCTACCTTCCATTTCAGCTCGCTCCATGCGTAGAACTTTAAGGAAGGAAGCCATGACCAGATACGCAATGATGGTGACCGGAAGTGCGAAGATCAACGTGGCATATTCCATGGTTGTCACACCACCTGCCAACAACATCGCGATGGTAAGAATCGCTGTAATTACAGCCCAGAGGATGCGTAGCCATTTTGCGCCATCCTGTGCAGGGTCTGGGATCGAGGAGGAGAAGTTAGCCATCACCATCGCACCCGAGTTTGCTGAGGTGAGATAGAACAGCAAGCCAGACAATGTTGCAAGACCAACCAGGAAGGTTGCGCCTGGGAACATTTCTAGCAGGGTATACCAACCTTGTTCAGGTGATTCCATAGCAAGTTGAGCAAACGCATCGTTGCCATTTAGAACTTCGTACAGCGCAGAGTTACCGAAAGTGGTGACGATGAGAAAATCGCACAGCACTGGAACAGTAATTGCAGCGATGACGAACTCTCTAAGCGTGCGACCACGGGAGATGCGTGCAAGGAACATACCAACAAATGGTCCCCAAGCCAGCCAGAATGCCCAGAAGAAGAGAGTCCAGCCTGCCATCCAATCAGATCCACCCTCTTGATAGACCATGGTCTGCAAGGAGCGTTCTGGAAGAGTGTTGATAAACCTGCCGATATTTTCCACCATGCCGTTAAGAAGGAAGGAAGTTTGGCCGGTAACAATGATGTACAAGATCATTGCGCCTGCACTCCACAGGTTTAATTCTGAAATTAGGCGAATACCTTTATCCACACCTGAGGTACACGCGGCAATCGTGATGACAACAGCAACGATCACCAAGGCGATCTGGAGACCTAAGCCGTCAGGGAAACCGAAGAGAGTGGAGAAACCAACCGATAGCAAGACAACACCGATGCCCATTGAGGTAGCAACGCCCATCACGGTGCCCACAAGCGTGACAATATCAATTGCGTCACCGGCTTTACCGCGGACTCGTTTACCTAACAGTGGGTAAAGAGCTGCGCGTACGGACAGTGGCATTCCCCAGCGGTAAGCAAAGTATCCCATCGCCATACCGAGCAAGGAATACATTGCCCAACCACCGATGCCGTAGTGGAACATTGTCCACACCACTGCGTCTCGTGCTGCAGCAGCAGATTCAGGTTCAGCATCAGGAGGAGTCACGTATTGAGTAATTGGGCCTGTGACCGAGTAGAACAGCATGTCAATGCCAACACCTGCAGCAAAGAGCATGGACACCCAGGTGAACAGACTGTAGTGAGGCCTGGAGTGATCCGGACCTAAGCGAACTTTGCCGGTTCGGGATAAAGCCACCCACAACACGAAGGAAATAACAATGAATACGGTTAGGACGTAGTACCAGCCAAGGCTTTCACCGATGAAACCCACAAGGCTTTCCATCGTTTCAAACGCATGATCAGGTGCCATCATGGCCCAAATAGAAAAGGCGAGAATAATTACAGCGCTGATTCCAAGAACAAACCAGTTGACCTTGGCATCACCAAATACCTGGGCGCCTTTTGATAGTTCTTCACGCGAGACCGGAGGGCGATTTTGACGCTTCTCCTCTTCCTTTGGCGATCGTTGGCGTCCGCCAAGTTCGTCGCGCTTCACAGATTCTCGGAGCGCTTGAGTGTTTACATCCTGCTTTGGCTTTTCGCCGAATTCAGGATTACCCTGCGAATTGTCGCTCACTCATAACTCCTTCCCTATTCATTCCATGTTCAGTTGCGTCCGACTTTTAAAAAAGCCAGAACCCGCAATTGGGCAAGCATCAGATATACATCGAGCACGCCCCATTGCGTTGGGTGATGAAAACTTCATCAACGGTGTCGTCTTGGCTATGTCTGCGCCGTCTTCTTCGGCTGCCGCTGCGATAGTCAAAACCGAAGAATTTCAAACTCCAGACAGAGTGGGGCACAAAATGCCATCACATTCTCTGCTTTAGATCTTGGGTTTTAATCAGCAAAATCTCTCAAGACAACATGGTATTACGTTATAGGTTTATTGGCGCATAGCAAATAGGGCATCAATAATGCCTTCGCAATAACCTCAACCAAGTGTCGCTAGTATCACTAATGAAGTACACCTAGTGCACTATTTTTGATGAAATAGCAACAATTCAGTTACGTTTACATTCGATTAAAAATTCTAGCCAGTAACATCACAATCATAAGATTTTCCTACACATCATGATTCAGTTGAGGCAAGATGAATCTCCTGAAAACTCCACTATGGGACCTCTCAGATATTGAGAACCTTGATCAGCATCAAAACTATATTCGTTTGCGTCTTTTTCAAGATGACTTCATCGCTGAGTGCAGTCTCTATGAGCTGCTTTGGTTCTTTGGAATCAAAGATGCATCAACCCTTCATAAGCAGTTCAAGGTATGGAACAAAGTTGAGGCTCTCGAATGGATACAAGAAGGCAGTATTTATCAAGAAACACTGCCATTCGCAGATTACTGGGACGTAACGCGAGTCCAATTAACATCTACAAACCATCCCCAACCTGATTCGGTGGATGGTGTCTATATTTTTGGAAGCAAAAAGAAGTGAGTGCTCAGGCCAAATTTTTGGATTGGGATCAGATCTACTGAACTTCTTAAATCGGATGAAGCGTGGTTCGTGGGACATAAGGCTGCCGCATCCTACCTGATGATCGGTGCAGCCTGGATGCTTATTTTTCTTTCCATTGGAGGACTCAAGTCCACCCAGACTGCAAAAAACTGTTTAACCCGACCCACGCGTTAGCGTTCATCGCTTGTTTAAGGCCTCGAGTTTTTCTGGATGAGCAATTGTATGCACGAGCCCTTGAAAACCCGTTAGAAGCGCTTCTGGGGAGGTATGACTTTTCAGGTGTCGCACCAGATTGTGAGAGCGACCAAACCAGGAAACCCAGAATCTTCAAAAACTTACATGTTGGGTCTCCTAGTTTGGTCTTATGCCGCCAACCACACGGGAAACAGCTATTTTCGGCACTAATTTGACCCAAGCCGGGGTTTAAGCTGCCAGGCCTTCTTCAAGTTTGGTGCGTTGAGCTTCGAATACGCTGGCGGTTTCTTCGGGTGTGGTTTCAAGGCCTGCCACAATGAGGTGATGGTTTCCTAGTTGTTGGATCATCATCACGGTGGATCCTTGGTTGTCTGGGGAGACTTCGATGTTGAGTGTGAATCCGGCGGCTCCGTCTGGCACGGAATCTAGTTGCTCGAATGTGTAGGTGGTGTTGGTGGAATCGACAACAGCATCGGTGCAGGCGTCGGCGATGTCGGCGTAGAGGTCCATTGGTGAGGTGTCGTTGTCATCGGGTGTGGAATATAGAGCAATACCCACTTGGCTTTCTCCAGAAGATAGCGCTCGGGAGGCGCTAGCCACGGTTGGGACTTCTACGCCTTCAACGGCTTGGAGTGCTTCGCCGCATGTGCCGTCGATTTCGGAGGCCCCATTAACTACAGTCAGGTTAATGGGTTGGCTGCTCAGCGAAGTGTCGTTGGCTTCTACTGCATTGTCTAGCCCTGATTCGGATGCGTTAATCAGCAGGTTGTGTAGGGGCTCGGCTTCGAGTGGTGCGGCGGCTGGTTCGGAGCTGCACGCACTTAAGCTCCACGCTGCAATGAGAGTGGTAACCATCAGCTTCTTTTTCACGGAAAATCTCCTTAATTTTATTTAAGTACTAAAACTACCGGTCATGTTCGCTGCGTGCAGATGGTGCCGTCGGAGAATGTGAAATCGGGCAGTACGTCATCCGGGTCGAGGATGGATACTTCAAAGCCTGCGTCGCGGATACGTTTGAGGCCTTCTTTGATCATGCGGATAGCTACGGGGTGGAAGCTGAGAACGCGGGTGAGATCGAGGACAACCTCTTTGCCTTCAAAGTTGTGTTCAACGATGGCGTGGAGGAAGCTTTCGCTGGCGGAGAAGTTCATGGCACCTTGCATTTGGATGAAGGTGGTGTCGCCTTCTTTGGTAATCGATCGTACTGCGTGGCCGGATACCTGCTCGGTGGACATGAGGTGGAGGCCCATGTCGTCGGAAAGCCGTTTGAAAATGTCTACGCCGCGCACGCTGTTGCCTTTGGGGTTAAGCCGTGGGGAGAATGTGGCGATTCCCAATTGGCCTGGCAGGATTCCGATCAGGCCACCGGCGACTCCTGATTTGGCGGGGATTCCTACGGTGGACAGCCACTGACCAGCTTCGTCGTACATGCCCGCTGAGGCCATAACGGAAAGAGTTAGGCGGCAGACGCGGGCGTCGAGAAGCTTCTTTCCGGTGATGGGATGCGTGCCACCGGCGGCAAGCGTTGCCGTCATGACTGCTAG
Above is a genomic segment from Corynebacterium suranareeae containing:
- a CDS encoding SdpI family protein, producing MLRPNFWIGIRSTELLKSDEAWFVGHKAAASYLMIGAAWMLIFLSIGGLKSTQTAKNCLTRPTR
- a CDS encoding glutaminase; this translates as MLTMPIPEYLREILDNVRNNTSGEVADYIPELHTADPNPLAVAICTVDGRIYSAGDDDTEFTMQSISKPFAYALALQECGLDKVSSAVALEPSGEAFNELSLDGENRPMNPMINAGAIAINQLINGSESSVEDRVEKLRQYFSELAGRELTIDRVLAESEISVADRNLSIAHMLRNYGVIEDEAHDAVLSYTLQCAIKVTARDLAVMTATLAAGGTHPITGKKLLDARVCRLTLSVMASAGMYDEAGQWLSTVGIPAKSGVAGGLIGILPGQLGIATFSPRLNPKGNSVRGVDIFKRLSDDMGLHLMSTEQVSGHAVRSITKEGDTTFIQMQGAMNFSASESFLHAIVEHNFEGKEVVLDLTRVLSFHPVAIRMIKEGLKRIRDAGFEVSILDPDDVLPDFTFSDGTICTQRT
- the betT gene encoding choline BCCT transporter BetT, which codes for MSDNSQGNPEFGEKPKQDVNTQALRESVKRDELGGRQRSPKEEEKRQNRPPVSREELSKGAQVFGDAKVNWFVLGISAVIILAFSIWAMMAPDHAFETMESLVGFIGESLGWYYVLTVFIVISFVLWVALSRTGKVRLGPDHSRPHYSLFTWVSMLFAAGVGIDMLFYSVTGPITQYVTPPDAEPESAAAARDAVVWTMFHYGIGGWAMYSLLGMAMGYFAYRWGMPLSVRAALYPLLGKRVRGKAGDAIDIVTLVGTVMGVATSMGIGVVLLSVGFSTLFGFPDGLGLQIALVIVAVVITIAACTSGVDKGIRLISELNLWSAGAMILYIIVTGQTSFLLNGMVENIGRFINTLPERSLQTMVYQEGGSDWMAGWTLFFWAFWLAWGPFVGMFLARISRGRTLREFVIAAITVPVLCDFLIVTTFGNSALYEVLNGNDAFAQLAMESPEQGWYTLLEMFPGATFLVGLATLSGLLFYLTSANSGAMVMANFSSSIPDPAQDGAKWLRILWAVITAILTIAMLLAGGVTTMEYATLIFALPVTIIAYLVMASFLKVLRMERAEMEGRRLHNQHVATDGGSAPEKTWRQRLASMRSYPSRDQVEKFVRTTVEPALQDVHKEFTRLGYETELLSDFDPASNIPTHVLLVNIENQRRFQYFVAPVPTPIPSFGGRRAQTEDSYYRLEVFNQTGTEGYDLMGLSKQQVIDDVIDRYETHMTFLTLTFNMDNPSFLTPPQPPVAEPALAEQEEEIVTGQQQLETGKSDRP